One Xenopus tropicalis strain Nigerian chromosome 8, UCB_Xtro_10.0, whole genome shotgun sequence genomic window carries:
- the slc39a1 gene encoding zinc transporter ZIP1 isoform X1: MAGVTEEKDMEAVWSPGLDSAPLSVVTMELKLGSLVTLLLLTIISGLAPLSLFRRQGSTVTSGPQRRSLSLISCFSGGVFLSTCLLDLMPSYLSSIAGALKGLNITLQFPLQEFILAMGFFLVLVMEQVAMGYKDQAGGSEETGALLGSASLLHSGVGAPHVHVDVNAHSAVRMMALVLALALHSALEGVALGYQGARGRVMKTCLALLVHKSLIAFSLTLKLGQGRLHVRAMLACLLFYSLMCPLGMGLGMAWAGSTDPVQQLTRSVLEGLATGAFMYITFLEILPHELSAGYPQIDRVIVLLCGFSAIAAVLFIKI, translated from the exons ATG GCCGGGGTAACAGAAGAGAAGGACATGGAGGCAGTTTGGAGCCCAGGGCTGGATTCTGCCCCCCTGTCAGTCGTTACCATGGAGCTGAAGTTGGGGTCCCTGGTTACCCTGCTGCTTCTCACCATTATCAGTGGCcttgcccctctctctctattcAGGCGCCAGGGGAGCACAGTTACCTCCG GTCCCCAGCGGAGGTCGCTGAGTCTCATCAGCTGCTTCTCGGGAGGCGTCTTCCTTTCTACTTGTCTTCTGGATCTGATGCCCAGTTACCTGTCCTCTATTGCTGGTGccctgaaagggttaaacatcacA TTGCAGTTCCCCCTGCAAGAGTTCATCTTGGCCATGGGATTCTTCCTGGTGCTGGTAATGGAgcaggttgccatgggttacaagGATCAGGCCGGCGGCTCGGAGGAGACGGGCGCCCTGCTGGGATCGGCCAGCCTGTTACACAGCGGGGTGGGGGCGCCCCACGTACACGTGGATGTGAACGCTCACTCGGCGGTGAGAATGATGGCGCTGGTACTGGCCCTGGCGCTGCACTCCGCCCTGGAGGGCGTGGCCTTGGGGTACCAGGGGGCACGTGGGCGAGTGATGAAGACCTGCCTGGCTCTGCTCGTCCATAAGAGCCTCATTGCATTCAGCCTCACCCTCAAACTGGGGCAGGGGCGCCTCCACGTCCGGGCCATGCTGGCGTGCCTCCTGTTCTACTCCCTAATGTGCCCGCTGGGCATGGGCCTGGGCATGGCGTGGGCTGGCAGCACCGACCCAGTGCAACAGTTAACCCGTAGTGTGCTGGAGGGACTGGCCACTGGGGCATTTATGTACATTACCTTCCTGGAGATCCTGCCCCACGAGCTGAGCGCCGGTTACCCCCAGATCGACAGGGTCATCGTGTTGCTCTGCGGCTTCTCCGCCATCGCCGCCGTCCTCTTCATCAAGAtctga
- the slc39a1 gene encoding zinc transporter ZIP1 codes for MEAVWSPGLDSAPLSVVTMELKLGSLVTLLLLTIISGLAPLSLFRRQGSTVTSGPQRRSLSLISCFSGGVFLSTCLLDLMPSYLSSIAGALKGLNITLQFPLQEFILAMGFFLVLVMEQVAMGYKDQAGGSEETGALLGSASLLHSGVGAPHVHVDVNAHSAVRMMALVLALALHSALEGVALGYQGARGRVMKTCLALLVHKSLIAFSLTLKLGQGRLHVRAMLACLLFYSLMCPLGMGLGMAWAGSTDPVQQLTRSVLEGLATGAFMYITFLEILPHELSAGYPQIDRVIVLLCGFSAIAAVLFIKI; via the exons ATGGAGGCAGTTTGGAGCCCAGGGCTGGATTCTGCCCCCCTGTCAGTCGTTACCATGGAGCTGAAGTTGGGGTCCCTGGTTACCCTGCTGCTTCTCACCATTATCAGTGGCcttgcccctctctctctattcAGGCGCCAGGGGAGCACAGTTACCTCCG GTCCCCAGCGGAGGTCGCTGAGTCTCATCAGCTGCTTCTCGGGAGGCGTCTTCCTTTCTACTTGTCTTCTGGATCTGATGCCCAGTTACCTGTCCTCTATTGCTGGTGccctgaaagggttaaacatcacA TTGCAGTTCCCCCTGCAAGAGTTCATCTTGGCCATGGGATTCTTCCTGGTGCTGGTAATGGAgcaggttgccatgggttacaagGATCAGGCCGGCGGCTCGGAGGAGACGGGCGCCCTGCTGGGATCGGCCAGCCTGTTACACAGCGGGGTGGGGGCGCCCCACGTACACGTGGATGTGAACGCTCACTCGGCGGTGAGAATGATGGCGCTGGTACTGGCCCTGGCGCTGCACTCCGCCCTGGAGGGCGTGGCCTTGGGGTACCAGGGGGCACGTGGGCGAGTGATGAAGACCTGCCTGGCTCTGCTCGTCCATAAGAGCCTCATTGCATTCAGCCTCACCCTCAAACTGGGGCAGGGGCGCCTCCACGTCCGGGCCATGCTGGCGTGCCTCCTGTTCTACTCCCTAATGTGCCCGCTGGGCATGGGCCTGGGCATGGCGTGGGCTGGCAGCACCGACCCAGTGCAACAGTTAACCCGTAGTGTGCTGGAGGGACTGGCCACTGGGGCATTTATGTACATTACCTTCCTGGAGATCCTGCCCCACGAGCTGAGCGCCGGTTACCCCCAGATCGACAGGGTCATCGTGTTGCTCTGCGGCTTCTCCGCCATCGCCGCCGTCCTCTTCATCAAGAtctga